The proteins below come from a single Kitasatospora sp. NBC_00315 genomic window:
- a CDS encoding spermidine/putrescine ABC transporter substrate-binding protein, whose translation MLRTTLSRRAVVGSAAGLFGAGALTGCGIPAAYVPDDRRSVADRSETDRKLVFSNWTQYIDVDEETGGRPTLDTFAEETGIAVTYTEDINDNDEFFGKMGPVLTQGSDPGRDLMVISDWMAGRYVSLGWVQALDRANLPNVTEHLDPQLGNPAFDPGRARSVPWQSGITGIAYNRKALGREIRTTEDLWAPDLKGRVTLFAGLDEAIGLMMLADGTDIAGFDSDDAHRAMDRVQRLVDARHIRRFTGNDYTSDLASGAALACQAYSGDAIQLKAENPDIEFVVPQEGGELWSESLLVPNRARHKENAERVIDYYYRPEVAAELAAFVQYICPVPAARDVLAGSGDAEKAALAEEPLIFPTDEMRTRLHTMRDVTAAERPDFHRVWGRITGV comes from the coding sequence ATCTTGCGCACCACGCTCTCCCGCCGCGCCGTCGTCGGCAGCGCCGCCGGCCTCTTCGGGGCCGGCGCCCTGACCGGCTGCGGCATCCCGGCGGCGTACGTCCCCGACGACCGGCGCTCCGTCGCCGACCGTTCGGAGACGGACCGGAAACTGGTCTTCTCCAACTGGACGCAGTACATCGACGTCGACGAGGAGACCGGCGGCCGCCCGACCCTCGACACGTTCGCCGAGGAGACCGGCATAGCCGTCACCTACACCGAGGACATCAACGACAACGACGAGTTCTTCGGCAAGATGGGCCCGGTGCTCACCCAGGGCAGCGACCCCGGCCGCGACCTCATGGTGATCAGCGACTGGATGGCGGGGCGCTACGTCTCGCTCGGCTGGGTGCAGGCACTCGACCGGGCCAACCTGCCCAACGTCACCGAGCACCTCGACCCGCAGCTGGGCAACCCCGCCTTCGACCCCGGTCGCGCCCGCAGCGTGCCCTGGCAGTCCGGGATCACCGGCATCGCCTACAACCGCAAGGCGCTCGGCCGGGAGATCAGGACCACCGAGGATCTCTGGGCCCCCGACCTCAAGGGGCGGGTCACGCTGTTCGCCGGACTGGACGAGGCGATCGGCCTGATGATGCTCGCCGACGGCACCGACATCGCCGGCTTCGACTCCGACGACGCGCACCGGGCCATGGACAGGGTGCAGCGGCTGGTCGACGCCCGGCACATCCGCCGCTTCACCGGCAACGACTACACCAGCGACCTGGCCTCCGGCGCGGCCCTCGCCTGCCAGGCATACTCCGGTGACGCGATCCAGCTGAAGGCCGAGAACCCCGACATCGAGTTCGTGGTGCCGCAGGAGGGCGGCGAACTCTGGTCGGAGAGCCTGCTGGTGCCCAACCGGGCCCGGCACAAGGAGAACGCCGAGCGGGTCATCGACTACTACTACCGGCCCGAGGTGGCCGCCGAGCTGGCGGCCTTCGTCCAGTACATCTGCCCCGTCCCGGCGGCCCGCGACGTGCTGGCCGGCAGCGGGGACGCGGAGAAGGCCGCGCTGGCCGAGGAACCGCTGATCTTCCCGACCGACGAGATGCGCACCCGGCTGCACACCATGCGGGACGTCACGGCGGCCGAACGGCCCGACTTCCACCGGGTCTGGGGGCGGATCACGGGCGTCTGA
- a CDS encoding aspartate aminotransferase family protein, with translation MSIPTADSAAGQAVKAADRAHVFHSWSAQALIDPLAVAGAEGSYFWDYEGNRYLDFSSQLVNTNIGHQHPKVVAAIQEQAAKLCTIAPGFAVESRSEAARLIAERTPGDLDKIFFTNGGAEANENAIRLARLHTGRQKIMSTYRSYHGATANAIALTGDPRRWANETGVSGVVHFWGPYAYRSNFHAENEAQECERALEHLEQVIAFEGPGTVAAIILETVVGTAGVLIPPPGYLAGVRAICDRFGIVLILDEVMAGFGRTGEWFAADHWGVTPDLLTFAKGVNSGYVPLGGVAISAEIAATFAERPFPGGLTYSGHPLACASAVATINAMAEEGIVENARRIGEDVLGPGLRELAERHPSIGEVRGLGVFWALDLVKNRETREPMVPYNAAGPANAPMAELAAACKQRGLWPFVNMNRFHVVPPCTVTEEEAKAGLAVLDEVLTLTDAHTV, from the coding sequence ATGAGCATCCCCACCGCTGACTCAGCAGCCGGGCAGGCAGTCAAGGCCGCCGACCGCGCGCACGTCTTCCACTCGTGGTCCGCCCAGGCCCTGATCGACCCCCTCGCGGTGGCCGGCGCCGAGGGCTCGTACTTCTGGGACTACGAGGGCAACCGCTACCTCGACTTCTCCTCCCAGCTGGTGAACACCAACATCGGCCACCAGCACCCCAAGGTGGTCGCCGCGATCCAGGAGCAGGCCGCCAAGCTCTGCACCATCGCACCCGGCTTCGCCGTGGAGTCGCGCAGCGAGGCCGCCCGGCTGATCGCCGAGCGCACCCCCGGTGACCTCGACAAGATCTTCTTCACCAACGGCGGCGCCGAGGCGAACGAGAACGCCATCCGCCTCGCCCGTCTGCACACCGGCCGGCAGAAGATCATGTCGACCTACCGCTCGTACCACGGCGCCACCGCCAACGCGATCGCGCTCACCGGGGATCCGCGCCGCTGGGCCAACGAGACCGGCGTCTCCGGTGTCGTGCACTTCTGGGGCCCGTACGCCTACCGCTCCAACTTCCACGCCGAGAACGAGGCACAGGAGTGTGAGCGCGCGCTGGAGCACCTGGAGCAGGTGATCGCGTTCGAGGGGCCCGGCACCGTGGCGGCGATCATCCTGGAGACCGTGGTCGGCACCGCCGGCGTCCTGATCCCGCCGCCCGGCTACCTGGCGGGTGTGCGGGCGATCTGCGACAGGTTCGGGATCGTCCTCATCCTGGACGAGGTGATGGCCGGCTTCGGCCGGACCGGCGAGTGGTTCGCCGCCGACCACTGGGGCGTCACCCCCGACCTGCTCACCTTCGCCAAGGGCGTCAACTCCGGCTACGTGCCGCTGGGCGGCGTCGCGATCAGCGCCGAGATCGCCGCCACCTTCGCCGAGCGGCCCTTCCCGGGCGGCCTCACCTACTCAGGCCACCCGCTGGCCTGTGCCTCCGCCGTCGCGACCATCAACGCGATGGCCGAGGAGGGCATCGTCGAGAACGCCAGGCGGATCGGCGAGGACGTACTCGGCCCCGGCCTGCGGGAGCTGGCGGAGCGCCACCCCTCGATCGGCGAGGTGCGCGGCCTCGGGGTGTTCTGGGCGCTCGACCTCGTGAAGAACCGCGAGACCCGCGAGCCGATGGTGCCGTACAACGCGGCCGGCCCCGCCAACGCGCCGATGGCCGAGCTCGCGGCCGCCTGCAAGCAGCGCGGCCTGTGGCCCTTCGTCAACATGAACCGCTTCCACGTGGTGCCGCCGTGCACCGTCACGGAGGAGGAGGCCAAGGCCGGCCTCGCGGTCCTCGACGAGGTGCTCACGCTGACGGACGCGCACACCGTCTGA
- a CDS encoding gamma-aminobutyraldehyde dehydrogenase — translation MSDLHTLRNYINGEFVDAADGRTLEIVDPTTGEAYATSPLSGAADVDAAMAAAAAAFPVWRDATPSTRQRLLLKIADAVEERADELVDAECRNTGKPRGLTRSEEIGPMADQIRFFAGAARLLEGKAAGEYMEGMTSIVRREPVGVCAQVAPWNYPMMMAVWKFAPAIAAGNTVVLKPSDTTPASSTLLAEIIGGILKDMELPAGIFNVICGDRETGRLMVEHRTPAMASITGSVRAGIQVAESASKDVKRVHLELGGKAPVVVFEDADIAEAVEGISVAGYFNAGQDCTAATRVLVHESIHDAFVEALAKAAAETKTGGVDDEDVLYGPLNNANQLKQVAGFIDRLPGHAKVEAGGHRVGEVGYFYAPTVVSGLNQDDEIIQNEVFGPVITVQRFTDEDQAVDYANGVEFALASSVWTKDHGRAMRMSRRLDFGCVWINTHIPLVAEMPHGGFKKSGYGKDLSSYGFEDYTRVKHVMTAI, via the coding sequence GTGAGCGACCTTCACACGCTGCGCAACTACATCAACGGCGAGTTCGTCGATGCGGCGGACGGCCGGACGCTGGAGATCGTGGATCCGACCACCGGCGAGGCGTACGCCACCTCCCCGCTGTCCGGCGCCGCCGACGTGGACGCCGCGATGGCCGCGGCCGCGGCCGCCTTTCCGGTCTGGCGCGACGCCACCCCGAGCACCCGGCAGAGGCTGCTGCTGAAGATCGCCGACGCGGTCGAGGAGCGCGCCGACGAGCTGGTGGACGCCGAGTGCCGCAACACCGGCAAGCCGCGGGGGCTGACCAGGTCCGAGGAGATCGGCCCGATGGCCGATCAGATCCGCTTCTTCGCCGGCGCCGCCCGCCTGCTGGAGGGCAAGGCCGCGGGCGAGTACATGGAGGGCATGACCTCGATCGTCCGTCGTGAGCCGGTCGGCGTCTGCGCCCAGGTCGCGCCGTGGAACTACCCGATGATGATGGCGGTCTGGAAGTTCGCCCCGGCCATCGCCGCGGGCAACACCGTCGTGCTCAAGCCCTCCGACACCACGCCGGCGTCCAGCACGCTGCTCGCCGAGATCATCGGCGGCATCCTGAAGGACATGGAGCTGCCGGCCGGCATCTTCAACGTGATCTGCGGCGACCGGGAGACCGGACGCCTGATGGTCGAGCACCGCACGCCGGCGATGGCCTCGATCACCGGCTCGGTCCGGGCCGGCATCCAGGTCGCCGAGTCCGCCTCCAAGGACGTCAAGCGCGTCCACCTGGAGCTGGGCGGCAAGGCCCCGGTCGTGGTCTTCGAGGACGCCGACATCGCCGAGGCGGTCGAGGGCATCTCGGTGGCGGGCTACTTCAACGCCGGCCAGGACTGCACCGCCGCCACCCGGGTGCTGGTGCACGAGTCCATCCACGACGCCTTCGTCGAGGCCCTCGCCAAGGCCGCGGCCGAGACGAAGACCGGCGGGGTGGACGACGAGGACGTGCTCTACGGCCCGCTGAACAACGCCAACCAGCTCAAGCAGGTGGCCGGCTTCATCGACCGTCTGCCCGGCCACGCCAAGGTGGAGGCCGGCGGCCACCGCGTCGGCGAGGTCGGCTACTTCTACGCCCCGACCGTGGTCTCCGGCCTGAACCAGGACGACGAGATCATCCAGAACGAGGTCTTCGGCCCCGTCATCACGGTGCAGCGGTTCACCGACGAGGACCAGGCCGTCGACTACGCCAACGGGGTGGAGTTCGCGCTCGCCTCCTCGGTGTGGACCAAGGACCACGGCCGTGCGATGCGGATGTCGCGCCGGCTGGACTTCGGCTGCGTGTGGATCAACACGCACATCCCGCTGGTGGCCGAGATGCCGCACGGCGGATTCAAGAAGTCCGGCTACGGCAAGGACCTCTCGTCCTACGGCTTCGAGGACTACACCCGCGTCAAGCACGTCATGACCGCGATCTGA
- a CDS encoding Lrp/AsnC family transcriptional regulator, which yields MANRDRNASVPLDSASKAIIEQLQEDGRRPYAAIGKAVGLSEAAVRQRVQKLLDQGVMQIVAVTDPLTVGFTRQAMVGINVEGDIEAVADALAALDEVDYVVCTAGSFDLLAELVCEDDEHLLEMINKRIRSLPGVRSTESFVYLKLRKQTYTWGTR from the coding sequence GTGGCCAACCGCGACCGGAACGCCAGCGTTCCACTCGACTCCGCCTCCAAGGCGATCATCGAGCAGCTGCAGGAGGACGGGCGGCGCCCGTACGCCGCCATCGGCAAGGCCGTCGGCCTGTCGGAGGCGGCGGTGCGCCAACGCGTCCAGAAGCTGCTCGACCAAGGCGTGATGCAGATCGTCGCCGTCACCGACCCCCTCACTGTCGGGTTCACCCGTCAGGCGATGGTCGGGATCAACGTCGAGGGAGACATCGAGGCCGTCGCCGATGCGCTGGCCGCCCTCGACGAGGTGGACTACGTGGTCTGCACCGCCGGCTCGTTCGACCTGTTGGCCGAACTGGTCTGCGAGGACGACGAGCACCTGCTCGAAATGATCAACAAGCGCATCCGCTCGCTTCCCGGCGTGCGGAGCACCGAGAGCTTCGTTTATCTGAAGCTCCGGAAACAGACCTACACCTGGGGCACCCGATGA
- a CDS encoding aspartate aminotransferase family protein: MSADPAQKDLSKTAYDHLWMHFTRMSSYENSPVPTIVKGKGTYIWDDKGRKYLDGLAGLFVVQAGHGREELAEAAAKQAKELAFFPVWSYAHPKAVELAERLANYAPGDLNKVFFSTGGGEAVETAWKLAKQYFKLTGKPTKYKVISRAVAYHGTPQGALSITGLPGLKAPFEPLVPGTHKAPNTNIYRAPAFLERDGVIDPEAYGRWCADEIEQAILFEGAETVAAVFVEPVQNAGGCFPPPPGYFARLREICDRHDVLLVSDEVICAFGRLGTMFGADKFGYQPDMITCAKGMTSGYSPIGATIISDRLAEPFYKGDNTFLHGYTFGGHPVSSAVALANLDIFEREGLNQHVLDNEANFLGTLDKLRDLPIVGDVRGNGFFYGIELVKDKVTKESFNDDEVERVLYGFLSKALFDNGLYCRADDRGDPVIQLAPPLISDQSTFDEIEQILRVSLTDAWAKI; encoded by the coding sequence ATGAGCGCCGACCCGGCACAGAAGGACCTTTCGAAGACCGCCTACGACCACCTGTGGATGCACTTCACCCGCATGTCGTCGTACGAGAACTCCCCCGTGCCGACGATCGTCAAGGGCAAGGGCACCTACATCTGGGACGACAAGGGCAGGAAGTACCTGGACGGCCTCGCCGGGCTGTTCGTCGTCCAGGCCGGCCACGGCCGCGAGGAGCTGGCCGAGGCCGCTGCCAAGCAGGCCAAGGAGCTTGCCTTCTTCCCGGTGTGGAGCTACGCCCACCCCAAGGCCGTCGAGCTGGCCGAGCGCCTGGCCAACTACGCCCCGGGCGACCTCAACAAGGTCTTCTTCTCCACCGGTGGCGGCGAGGCCGTCGAGACCGCCTGGAAGCTCGCCAAGCAGTACTTCAAGCTGACCGGCAAGCCGACCAAGTACAAGGTCATCTCGCGCGCCGTCGCCTACCACGGCACCCCGCAGGGCGCCCTGTCCATCACCGGCCTGCCGGGCCTCAAGGCCCCGTTCGAGCCGCTGGTGCCGGGCACCCACAAGGCGCCGAACACCAACATCTACCGCGCCCCCGCGTTCCTGGAGCGCGACGGCGTGATCGACCCGGAGGCCTACGGCCGCTGGTGCGCCGACGAGATCGAGCAGGCCATCCTGTTCGAGGGCGCCGAGACCGTGGCCGCCGTCTTCGTCGAGCCGGTGCAGAACGCCGGCGGCTGCTTCCCGCCGCCGCCCGGGTACTTCGCCCGTCTGCGCGAGATCTGCGACCGCCACGACGTGCTGCTCGTCTCGGACGAGGTCATCTGCGCCTTCGGCCGCCTGGGCACCATGTTCGGCGCCGACAAGTTCGGCTACCAGCCCGACATGATCACCTGCGCCAAGGGCATGACCTCGGGCTACTCCCCGATCGGCGCCACGATCATCTCCGACCGCCTGGCCGAGCCGTTCTACAAGGGCGACAACACCTTCCTGCACGGCTACACCTTCGGTGGCCACCCGGTCTCCTCCGCGGTCGCGCTGGCCAACCTCGACATCTTCGAGCGCGAGGGCCTGAACCAGCACGTGCTGGACAACGAGGCGAACTTCCTCGGCACCCTGGACAAACTGCGCGACCTGCCGATCGTCGGCGACGTGCGCGGCAACGGGTTCTTCTACGGCATCGAGCTCGTCAAGGACAAGGTCACCAAGGAGTCCTTCAACGACGACGAGGTCGAGCGCGTGCTCTACGGCTTCCTGTCGAAGGCGCTCTTCGACAACGGCCTGTACTGCCGCGCCGACGACCGTGGGGACCCGGTCATCCAGCTGGCTCCGCCGCTGATCTCCGACCAGTCGACCTTCGACGAGATCGAGCAGATCCTGCGGGTGAGCCTCACCGACGCGTGGGCGAAGATCTAG
- a CDS encoding ABC transporter ATP-binding protein — MSAAPPDNDVLWARGIVKSHHGTPALRGVSLGVRIGEVLAVTGPRGSGKSTLLGCLAGLLPVDEGEVWFNSSPVHTLGRAGRARLRRDRFGFVGSQPHLVPELTARENVALPLLLAGAGNRAARTAADEWLERLDVADTARLRPEQLLQSQRQRIAVARALAPMPPVVFADDPTAPLHREAADQILRILSSAARSHQLTLVLATHDPEQARYADRTVALVDGRLAAVPGPLDPEPLTREAVTAGRSTPGRPPAEPADAAAGAGPAGSGASAVPATPR; from the coding sequence ATGTCAGCGGCCCCGCCTGACAACGACGTGCTGTGGGCCCGAGGGATCGTCAAGTCCCACCACGGCACTCCCGCCCTGCGCGGGGTCTCGCTCGGCGTCCGGATCGGCGAAGTACTCGCCGTCACCGGCCCGCGCGGCTCCGGGAAGAGCACCCTGCTCGGCTGCCTGGCCGGCCTGCTGCCGGTGGACGAGGGGGAGGTCTGGTTCAACAGCTCCCCCGTGCACACCCTCGGCCGGGCCGGCCGCGCGCGTCTGCGCCGCGACCGCTTCGGCTTCGTCGGCTCACAGCCGCACCTGGTGCCGGAGCTGACGGCCCGTGAGAACGTGGCGCTGCCGCTGCTGCTGGCCGGCGCCGGGAACCGGGCCGCCCGCACCGCCGCCGACGAGTGGCTGGAGCGGCTCGACGTCGCCGACACCGCTCGGCTGCGCCCCGAGCAGCTCCTGCAGAGCCAGCGCCAGCGGATCGCGGTGGCACGGGCGCTCGCCCCGATGCCACCGGTGGTCTTCGCCGACGACCCCACGGCGCCGCTGCACCGCGAGGCCGCCGACCAGATCCTGCGGATACTGTCCAGCGCGGCCCGCTCCCACCAGCTCACCCTGGTCCTGGCCACCCACGATCCGGAGCAGGCGCGGTACGCCGACCGGACCGTCGCGCTGGTCGACGGGCGGCTGGCCGCCGTGCCCGGGCCGCTCGACCCAGAACCCCTCACCCGCGAGGCGGTCACCGCCGGGCGTTCCACCCCCGGCCGGCCGCCCGCCGAACCGGCCGACGCCGCTGCCGGCGCCGGACCGGCCGGCAGCGGAGCTTCCGCCGTACCCGCCACGCCTCGGTAG
- the rlmN gene encoding 23S rRNA (adenine(2503)-C(2))-methyltransferase RlmN, whose translation MPVPGELTFVAPRGAKPPRHLADLSPAERKEAVAELGEQPFRAKQLSNHYFGRMSNDPAEWTDIPSASREKLTEALLPELMSVVRHVSCDEDTTRKTLWKLFDGTLVESVLMRYPDRVTMCISSQAGCGMNCPFCATGQAGLTRNLSTAEIVEQIAAGMRALRAGEIPGGEARLSNVVFMGMGEPLANFNRVLKSIRRLTDPAPDGFGMSQRGITVSTVGLVPAMNRLADEELSVRLALSLHAPDDELRNELVPVNTRWNVAEVLDAAWNYAEKSGRRISIEYALIKDINDQAWRADLLGRLIKKHRVHVNLIPLNPTPGSKWTASRPEDEREFVRVLQSHGVPTTVRDTRGQEIDGACGQLAAAG comes from the coding sequence ATGCCTGTACCCGGAGAACTGACCTTTGTCGCGCCGCGTGGCGCCAAGCCCCCGCGACACCTTGCCGACCTCAGCCCCGCCGAGCGCAAGGAGGCCGTCGCCGAGCTGGGCGAGCAGCCGTTCCGCGCCAAGCAGCTGTCCAACCACTACTTCGGCCGGATGTCGAACGACCCGGCCGAGTGGACGGACATCCCCTCGGCCAGCCGCGAGAAGCTGACCGAGGCGCTGCTGCCGGAGCTGATGTCGGTCGTGCGCCACGTCTCGTGCGACGAGGACACCACGCGCAAGACGCTGTGGAAGCTCTTCGACGGCACGCTCGTCGAGTCGGTGCTGATGCGCTACCCGGACCGGGTCACCATGTGCATCAGTTCACAGGCCGGCTGCGGCATGAACTGCCCGTTCTGCGCGACCGGTCAGGCCGGCCTGACGCGCAACCTGTCCACCGCCGAGATCGTCGAGCAGATCGCGGCCGGCATGCGCGCGCTGAGGGCCGGGGAGATCCCCGGCGGCGAGGCCCGCCTGTCGAACGTGGTCTTCATGGGCATGGGCGAGCCGCTGGCCAACTTCAACCGGGTGCTGAAGTCGATCCGCCGCCTCACCGACCCCGCGCCGGATGGCTTCGGCATGTCGCAGCGCGGCATCACGGTCTCCACCGTCGGTCTCGTTCCCGCCATGAACCGCCTGGCGGACGAGGAGCTCAGCGTGCGCCTCGCCCTCTCGCTGCACGCGCCGGACGACGAGCTGCGAAACGAGCTCGTGCCGGTCAACACCCGCTGGAACGTCGCGGAGGTCCTCGACGCGGCCTGGAACTACGCGGAGAAGTCCGGCCGGCGGATCTCCATCGAGTACGCGTTGATCAAGGACATCAACGACCAGGCCTGGCGCGCCGACCTGCTGGGCCGCTTGATCAAGAAGCACCGGGTCCACGTCAACCTGATCCCGCTCAACCCCACGCCCGGCTCGAAGTGGACGGCGTCCCGCCCCGAGGACGAGCGCGAGTTCGTCCGGGTGCTGCAGTCGCACGGTGTGCCGACGACGGTCCGTGACACCCGCGGCCAGGAGATCGACGGCGCCTGCGGTCAGCTCGCCGCCGCCGGCTGA
- a CDS encoding phosphatidate cytidylyltransferase translates to MRPVQDGSGQELPREASPGPYGQPAPAPVPVHGPARASEQQQTRVAGRLSGPLFRDEPPTAAVPAVEETVVLPPLTGLLDPAAHPAQPQPAQWPPAASPYPPQSPAPSYQAPQPPVAPLVQPHPVPSYPGQETPVAQPDPQPRKQRGGRNLQAAIGVGVGLGAVIIASLFFVKALFLVVVMAAVVVGVWELSSRLTERKEIRSPLVPVAAGSVAMLSTGYWAGVQWAAASLALTGLAVMVWRMAAPPENYLRDVTAGIFTAFYVPFLATFVAMMLAADDGPQRIVLFLIVTVCSDTGAYAVGYKFGKTKLAPTISPGKTREGLAGGIALSMLAGALLMQLIIDDGIWWQGLILGGCAAVTATLGDLGESMIKRDLGIKDMGTLLPGHGGIMDRLDSLLPTAPVVWLLLAAFVGS, encoded by the coding sequence ATGCGCCCAGTCCAGGACGGCTCCGGCCAGGAGCTCCCCCGGGAGGCCTCGCCCGGGCCGTACGGGCAGCCCGCTCCCGCTCCGGTGCCCGTCCACGGGCCCGCGCGGGCATCGGAACAGCAGCAGACGCGGGTGGCGGGCAGGCTGAGCGGCCCGCTGTTCCGCGACGAACCGCCCACTGCCGCCGTCCCGGCGGTGGAGGAGACGGTGGTGCTGCCGCCGCTGACCGGGCTGCTCGACCCCGCGGCGCACCCCGCGCAGCCGCAGCCGGCCCAGTGGCCGCCGGCGGCCTCGCCGTATCCGCCGCAGTCGCCCGCACCCTCGTACCAAGCGCCGCAGCCCCCCGTGGCGCCGCTGGTGCAGCCCCACCCCGTGCCGTCCTACCCAGGGCAGGAGACACCAGTGGCCCAGCCCGACCCGCAGCCTCGCAAGCAGCGCGGCGGCCGCAATCTCCAGGCCGCGATAGGCGTGGGCGTCGGCCTCGGTGCGGTGATCATCGCCTCGCTGTTCTTCGTCAAGGCCCTGTTCCTGGTCGTGGTGATGGCCGCCGTCGTGGTCGGCGTCTGGGAGCTCTCCAGCCGACTCACGGAGCGCAAGGAGATCAGGTCGCCGCTGGTCCCGGTGGCGGCCGGCAGCGTGGCGATGCTCTCCACCGGCTACTGGGCCGGTGTGCAGTGGGCCGCCGCCTCGCTCGCCCTGACCGGCCTGGCGGTGATGGTGTGGCGGATGGCCGCGCCGCCGGAGAACTACCTCCGGGACGTGACGGCGGGCATCTTCACCGCCTTCTACGTGCCGTTCCTGGCCACCTTCGTCGCGATGATGCTGGCCGCGGACGACGGACCGCAGCGGATCGTGCTCTTCCTGATCGTCACGGTCTGCAGTGACACCGGGGCCTACGCGGTGGGCTACAAGTTCGGGAAGACCAAGCTGGCACCCACCATCAGCCCGGGCAAGACCCGCGAGGGCCTGGCGGGCGGCATCGCGCTGTCGATGCTGGCCGGGGCGTTGCTGATGCAGTTGATCATCGACGACGGCATCTGGTGGCAGGGCCTGATCCTGGGGGGCTGTGCGGCCGTCACCGCGACCCTCGGCGACCTCGGCGAGTCCATGATCAAGCGCGATCTGGGGATCAAGGACATGGGCACGCTCCTCCCGGGCCACGGCGGCATCATGGACCGGCTGGACTCGCTGCTGCCGACCGCGCCCGTGGTCTGGCTGCTGCTCGCGGCCTTCGTCGGCAGCTGA
- the frr gene encoding ribosome recycling factor, whose amino-acid sequence MIEETLLEAEEKMEKAVVVAKDDFAAIRTGRAHPAMFAKIVADYYGALTPINQLASFAVPEPRMAIVTPFDKTALRNIETAIRDSDLGVNPSNDGSIIRVSFPQLTEERRKEYIKVARSKGEDAKVSIRSVRRKAKDTIDKLVKDGEHGEDEGRRAEKELDDLTARFVAQVDELLKHKEAELLEV is encoded by the coding sequence GTGATCGAAGAGACCCTCCTCGAAGCCGAGGAGAAGATGGAGAAGGCCGTGGTCGTCGCCAAGGACGACTTCGCCGCCATCCGTACCGGCCGGGCGCACCCGGCGATGTTCGCCAAGATCGTGGCGGACTACTACGGCGCCCTGACGCCGATCAACCAGCTCGCCTCGTTCGCCGTGCCGGAGCCGCGGATGGCCATCGTCACGCCGTTCGACAAGACGGCGCTGCGCAACATCGAGACCGCGATCCGCGACTCGGACCTGGGCGTCAACCCGTCCAACGACGGTTCGATCATCCGGGTGTCGTTCCCTCAGCTGACCGAGGAGCGCCGCAAGGAGTACATCAAGGTCGCGCGCAGCAAGGGTGAGGACGCCAAGGTCTCCATCCGCTCGGTCCGCCGCAAGGCCAAGGACACGATCGACAAGCTGGTCAAGGACGGCGAGCACGGCGAGGACGAGGGCCGCCGCGCCGAGAAGGAGCTGGACGACCTCACCGCGCGTTTCGTCGCGCAGGTCGACGAGCTCCTGAAGCACAAGGAAGCCGAGCTGCTCGAAGTCTGA
- the pyrH gene encoding UMP kinase codes for MQETQESAQEVRRRRVLLKLSGEAFAGGGGLGVDPDVVHKIAREIATVVRGGTEVAVVIGGGNFFRGAELQVRGMDRARSDYMGMLGTVMNCLALQDFLIKEGIETRVQTAITMGQVAEPYLPLRAVRHLEKGRVVIFGAGMGMPYFSTDTTAVQRALEIHAEVLLMGKNGVDGVYDADPRTNPEAVKFDALEYSEVIARDLKVADLTAITLCKDNNLPMLVFELLAEGNIARAVKSEKIGTLISQDAVRA; via the coding sequence ATGCAGGAGACGCAGGAGTCCGCGCAGGAGGTCCGGCGCCGCCGGGTTCTGCTCAAGCTGTCCGGTGAGGCGTTCGCCGGTGGCGGCGGCCTCGGCGTCGACCCGGACGTCGTGCACAAGATCGCCCGTGAGATCGCCACGGTGGTCCGCGGCGGTACCGAGGTCGCCGTGGTGATCGGCGGCGGCAACTTCTTCCGTGGTGCGGAGCTCCAGGTCCGCGGCATGGACCGGGCCCGTTCCGACTACATGGGCATGCTCGGCACCGTGATGAACTGCCTCGCACTCCAGGACTTCCTGATCAAGGAAGGCATCGAGACCCGGGTCCAGACCGCCATCACGATGGGCCAGGTGGCCGAGCCGTACCTGCCGCTGCGTGCCGTCCGGCACCTGGAGAAGGGCCGTGTGGTCATCTTCGGCGCCGGGATGGGCATGCCGTACTTCTCCACCGACACCACGGCCGTCCAGCGCGCGCTGGAGATCCACGCCGAGGTGCTGCTGATGGGCAAGAACGGCGTCGACGGTGTCTACGACGCCGATCCCCGGACCAACCCGGAGGCGGTCAAGTTCGACGCCCTGGAGTACTCCGAGGTCATCGCGCGTGACCTCAAGGTCGCCGACCTCACCGCGATCACGCTGTGCAAGGACAACAACCTGCCGATGCTGGTCTTCGAGCTGCTGGCCGAGGGCAATATCGCGCGCGCGGTGAAGAGTGAGAAGATCGGCACGCTCATCAGCCAGGACGCCGTCCGGGCCTGA